A region of Myxococcus stipitatus DSM 14675 DNA encodes the following proteins:
- a CDS encoding MFS transporter, producing the protein MTAPSASPSRPFVTFALVWLGQFVSLFGSGLTSFALGAHVYKLTGSTTRFVLMSFCATLPIALLSPFAGVLVDRWDRRKAMLWSDVGSGVTTAIIWVLLLLSEAGHLSFQAWYLYPIVFLSGCCNAFRWPAWTATTPLLIPKQHLGRASGMAELGVAISQISSPVVAGVLVGVIGLHGVLFIDMCSFLFAAGVLVSVRFPSPPPRVTPVTGPRSMRGDLVEALRFVRERPGLKYLLAFTTFTNASLILVMLLITPLVLGFTDMANLGLIASISGLGMLGGGIVTSVWGGTKRRIRGVAGFPILAALMLLLAALPPSVPLIATAAMLFLFSMPMTTANSQVLWQTKVPLELQGRVAALRKTSGHTGVLLVTLLAGPLADRVFEPWMAPGGALAGSVGRVLGTGPGRGIALLFVLLGLMVLCAVGLFLLSPRARRVQDELPDAIPSHPLAPSASSTPHSADAASDSALPATGHTPS; encoded by the coding sequence ATGACCGCCCCGTCTGCCTCACCGTCGCGCCCGTTTGTCACCTTCGCCCTCGTGTGGTTGGGACAGTTCGTCTCCCTGTTCGGTTCGGGGCTGACGTCGTTCGCGCTGGGCGCGCACGTCTACAAGCTCACCGGCTCCACCACGCGCTTCGTGCTGATGTCGTTCTGCGCGACGTTGCCCATCGCGCTGCTGTCGCCCTTCGCGGGGGTGCTGGTGGACCGGTGGGACCGCCGGAAGGCCATGTTGTGGAGCGACGTGGGCTCGGGCGTCACCACGGCCATCATCTGGGTGCTGCTCCTCCTGTCGGAGGCGGGGCACCTGTCGTTCCAGGCCTGGTACCTGTACCCCATCGTCTTCCTGTCGGGCTGCTGCAACGCGTTCCGGTGGCCCGCGTGGACGGCCACCACGCCGCTGCTCATCCCCAAGCAGCACCTGGGCCGGGCCAGCGGCATGGCGGAGCTGGGCGTCGCCATCAGCCAGATCTCCTCTCCCGTGGTGGCGGGCGTGTTGGTGGGCGTCATCGGGCTGCATGGCGTGCTCTTCATCGACATGTGCAGCTTCCTGTTCGCCGCGGGCGTGTTGGTCTCCGTGCGCTTCCCGTCGCCGCCTCCGCGGGTGACGCCCGTCACGGGGCCTCGCTCCATGAGGGGTGACCTGGTGGAGGCGCTGCGCTTCGTGCGGGAGCGGCCCGGGCTGAAGTACCTGCTGGCGTTCACCACCTTCACCAACGCGAGCCTCATCCTGGTGATGCTGCTCATCACCCCGCTGGTGCTCGGCTTCACCGACATGGCGAACCTGGGCCTGATTGCCTCCATCTCCGGCCTGGGCATGCTGGGGGGCGGCATCGTGACCAGCGTGTGGGGCGGCACGAAGCGCCGCATCCGCGGTGTCGCCGGCTTCCCCATCCTCGCCGCGCTGATGTTGCTGTTGGCCGCGCTCCCGCCCAGCGTGCCGCTCATCGCCACCGCGGCGATGTTGTTCCTGTTCTCCATGCCGATGACCACCGCGAACTCGCAGGTGCTCTGGCAGACGAAGGTGCCGCTGGAGCTCCAGGGGCGCGTGGCCGCGCTGCGCAAGACGTCGGGGCACACGGGCGTGTTGCTCGTCACGCTGCTGGCGGGTCCGCTGGCCGACCGCGTCTTCGAGCCGTGGATGGCGCCGGGCGGAGCCCTGGCGGGAAGCGTGGGGCGCGTGCTGGGCACGGGCCCTGGCCGCGGCATCGCGCTGCTCTTCGTTCTCCTGGGCCTCATGGTGCTGTGCGCCGTGGGCCTCTTCCTGCTGTCCCCTCGCGCGCGGCGCGTCCAGGACGAGCTCCCGGATGCGATTCCCTCCCATCCGCTCGCCCCTTCAGCTTCTTCCACACCGCACTCGGCTGACGCCGCGTCTGACAGCGCGCTCCCAGCGACGGGCCACACCCCGTCCTGA
- a CDS encoding DUF2383 domain-containing protein, whose amino-acid sequence MAHTDKDVDTLNSFLRGEISAVETYRQAIGHISDDVRRRTLEECRLDHEHRVEALRERILQMEGKPAEGSGVWGAFAKVVQGGANALGEGAAITALEEGEDVGLREYERDANKVHGDLRRFVRMELLPAQKSTHKKLSHLKHTLH is encoded by the coding sequence ATGGCGCACACCGACAAGGATGTCGACACGCTCAATTCCTTCCTCCGAGGAGAGATTTCCGCCGTGGAGACCTACCGGCAGGCGATAGGGCACATCTCCGACGACGTCCGGCGGCGCACGCTGGAGGAGTGCCGGTTGGACCATGAGCACCGCGTGGAGGCGCTGCGCGAGCGCATCCTCCAGATGGAGGGCAAGCCCGCGGAGGGCTCGGGGGTCTGGGGGGCGTTCGCGAAGGTGGTGCAGGGCGGCGCGAACGCGCTGGGGGAGGGGGCGGCCATCACCGCGCTGGAGGAGGGCGAGGACGTGGGCCTGCGCGAGTACGAGCGCGACGCGAACAAGGTCCACGGCGACTTGCGTCGCTTCGTGCGCATGGAGCTGCTGCCCGCGCAGAAGAGCACCCACAAGAAGCTCAGCCACCTGAAGCACACGCTCCACTGA
- a CDS encoding DUF2378 family protein has translation MSQERVIFGNTVDSLYLKTLDKDLSYELRNELRELGMDLDGPLQAAYPHAVWVRCLDTVGRALHPEKPLEEARRLLARRMIEGYAQTVMGAAVLTLARVLGPMRSLGRMTHNFRSGNNFTETRVNVVSPNTAELWFNEPAATEGFVEGVLEEGLHRIGVRGLTISRTRHDAESCTYRLEWYDPSAH, from the coding sequence ATGAGCCAGGAGCGCGTCATCTTCGGCAACACGGTGGACAGCCTCTACCTGAAGACGCTCGACAAGGACTTGTCCTACGAGCTGCGCAATGAGCTGCGCGAGCTGGGCATGGACCTGGACGGCCCCCTCCAGGCCGCCTATCCCCACGCCGTCTGGGTGCGCTGCCTGGACACCGTGGGCCGCGCCCTCCATCCGGAGAAGCCCCTGGAGGAGGCGCGCCGTCTGCTCGCCCGGCGGATGATCGAGGGCTACGCCCAGACGGTGATGGGCGCGGCGGTCCTCACCCTGGCGCGGGTGCTGGGCCCCATGCGCTCGCTGGGCCGCATGACGCACAACTTCCGCAGCGGCAACAACTTCACGGAGACCCGCGTCAACGTGGTGTCCCCCAACACCGCGGAGCTCTGGTTCAACGAGCCCGCGGCCACCGAGGGCTTCGTCGAGGGGGTGCTGGAGGAAGGACTGCACCGCATCGGCGTGCGCGGCCTCACCATTTCCCGCACCCGGCACGACGCGGAGTCCTGTACCTATCGGCTCGAGTGGTACGACCCTTCCGCGCACTGA
- the agmC gene encoding adventurous gliding motility protein AgmC, translating into MSNRLFKKWLSVAVCAQALGSTAALAEPDTFGLGTGRDGSPEISTADNIINSYAEVTAPLAPGDVTLSLGTCLGASACFAAGDLVMVLQTTGLVPVPDSGGAGPTDITNNPVGRWEFARVASVSGSTLTLTAPLVHTYAANVSQVIRVPEYVDFTVTGPGRVIAVPWNGSAGGVIAFLATGTVNNAGELNANASGFRGGQYVNDTTAGLACTGLDEVSAAGGQKGEGIVHARFGAAHTGRGNMVNGGGGGVCSKSGGGGGGNAGVGGLGGRSDETTDGGRLVGGMGGHALTFSLLNRLTLGGGGGAGHGVDGTGTAGGHGGGAIFFRANRLDGAGHLLVMGAAGGSSGTDGASGGGAGGTIHVRIAGRGESGTMSLEGGSGGSANANRVGPGGGGSSGRILYYAASFGAGRFTTRGGAAGTQLDASASGGRAYGATQGANGTPDVRLKGFIVPPVPTVTRPAQDGATGNRPVIEGSARPNTTVIIHLDGREVGRVTSNAAGAYSFPVPTDLSEGSHAVQVAAELDAVQSVKSTATPFTVDSTKPATTLVSGPPSRTRATSATFDFDANEPGATYECSLDGAAFATCQDPETLTGLTEGSHTLEVRAIDAAGNVDDSPASHTWTVDLTAPNTVIVTGPPSRTQAASATFDFDVEVAESGVTYECSLDGGAFAACTDPVIFTGLADGEHTLQVRALDAVGNGDASPASHTWTVDLTAPQTNITSGPSGTTPERSATFTLESNESGVTYECSLDGAAFAACTSPVTFTDLVDGEHTLQVRARDATGNVTATPATRTWTVSPDKGNPGEGITFQGGGASCSATGGDASLLLMSLGTLLTLARRRRRRS; encoded by the coding sequence ATGAGCAACAGACTCTTCAAGAAGTGGCTCTCGGTGGCGGTGTGCGCGCAGGCCCTCGGCTCGACGGCGGCGCTGGCGGAGCCGGATACGTTCGGACTGGGCACGGGGCGTGACGGCTCGCCCGAGATTTCGACCGCGGACAACATCATCAACAGCTACGCCGAGGTGACGGCGCCGCTGGCCCCGGGGGACGTCACCCTCTCCCTGGGCACGTGCCTGGGTGCCAGTGCCTGCTTCGCCGCGGGCGACCTGGTGATGGTGCTCCAGACGACGGGGCTCGTCCCGGTGCCCGACTCCGGAGGCGCGGGCCCCACCGACATCACCAACAACCCGGTGGGCCGCTGGGAGTTCGCGCGGGTGGCCTCGGTCTCGGGTTCGACGCTGACGCTGACCGCGCCCCTCGTCCACACCTATGCGGCGAACGTGTCCCAGGTCATCCGGGTCCCCGAGTACGTGGACTTCACCGTGACGGGTCCCGGCCGCGTCATCGCGGTGCCCTGGAACGGAAGCGCGGGCGGTGTCATCGCGTTCCTGGCCACGGGCACGGTGAACAACGCCGGGGAGCTCAACGCCAACGCCAGCGGGTTCCGCGGCGGCCAGTACGTCAATGACACGACCGCGGGGCTGGCGTGCACGGGGCTGGATGAAGTCAGCGCGGCCGGCGGCCAGAAGGGCGAGGGGATTGTCCACGCGCGCTTCGGCGCCGCGCATACCGGGCGCGGCAACATGGTCAACGGCGGCGGCGGCGGCGTCTGCAGCAAGTCGGGCGGTGGCGGTGGTGGCAACGCCGGGGTGGGAGGCCTGGGCGGGCGCTCGGACGAGACCACCGATGGCGGGCGGCTCGTGGGCGGAATGGGAGGCCATGCGCTGACCTTCTCACTGCTGAACCGCCTCACGCTGGGCGGTGGCGGCGGCGCGGGTCACGGTGTCGACGGGACGGGCACGGCGGGTGGGCACGGTGGTGGCGCCATCTTCTTCCGCGCCAACCGGTTGGATGGAGCGGGACACCTCCTGGTCATGGGGGCCGCGGGCGGCTCCTCGGGCACGGATGGAGCCAGCGGCGGTGGCGCGGGTGGCACCATCCATGTGCGCATCGCAGGCAGGGGCGAGAGCGGCACCATGTCCCTCGAGGGAGGCAGCGGCGGCTCGGCGAACGCCAACCGCGTGGGGCCCGGCGGTGGCGGGAGCAGCGGCCGGATTCTGTACTATGCCGCGTCGTTCGGAGCCGGTCGCTTCACCACGAGGGGAGGGGCGGCGGGCACACAGCTGGATGCCTCGGCGAGTGGTGGCAGGGCCTACGGTGCGACGCAGGGTGCTAATGGAACCCCCGACGTCCGACTCAAGGGCTTCATCGTGCCTCCGGTGCCCACGGTGACCCGGCCGGCACAAGACGGCGCCACCGGCAACCGCCCCGTCATCGAGGGCTCGGCGCGGCCCAACACGACGGTGATCATCCACCTCGATGGGCGCGAGGTCGGCCGGGTGACGTCCAACGCCGCGGGGGCCTACTCCTTCCCGGTGCCCACCGACCTGTCGGAGGGCAGCCACGCGGTGCAGGTGGCCGCGGAGCTCGACGCGGTGCAGAGCGTGAAGAGCACCGCCACCCCCTTCACCGTGGACAGCACGAAGCCGGCCACCACCCTCGTCTCCGGCCCGCCGAGCCGCACCCGCGCGACGAGCGCCACGTTCGACTTCGACGCGAACGAGCCGGGCGCGACGTACGAGTGCAGCCTGGATGGCGCGGCCTTCGCCACGTGTCAGGACCCGGAGACCCTCACCGGGCTCACCGAGGGCTCCCACACCCTGGAGGTGCGGGCCATCGACGCCGCGGGCAACGTGGATGACTCCCCGGCCAGCCACACCTGGACGGTGGACCTCACGGCGCCGAACACCGTCATCGTCACGGGCCCGCCGAGCCGCACCCAGGCGGCGAGCGCCACGTTCGACTTCGACGTGGAGGTGGCGGAGTCGGGCGTGACGTACGAGTGCAGCCTGGACGGCGGAGCCTTCGCCGCGTGCACGGACCCGGTGATCTTCACCGGCCTGGCCGACGGCGAGCACACCTTGCAGGTGCGCGCGCTCGACGCCGTGGGGAATGGGGATGCCTCCCCAGCCAGCCACACCTGGACGGTGGACCTCACGGCGCCGCAGACGAACATCACCTCCGGTCCGTCGGGCACGACTCCGGAGCGGAGCGCGACGTTCACGCTCGAATCGAACGAGTCGGGCGTCACCTACGAGTGCAGCCTGGACGGCGCCGCCTTCGCGGCGTGCACTTCGCCGGTGACCTTCACCGACCTGGTCGACGGCGAGCACACCCTGCAGGTGCGCGCTCGGGATGCCACGGGCAATGTGACGGCCACGCCGGCCACCCGCACCTGGACCGTGTCTCCGGACAAGGGCAACCCGGGCGAGGGCATCACCTTCCAGGGAGGCGGCGCCAGCTGCTCGGCCACGGGAGGGGACGCGTCGCTGCTGTTGATGAGCCTGGGGACGCTCCTCACGCTGGCGCGCCGCCGCCGTCGTCGGAGCTGA
- a CDS encoding OmpA family protein, translating into MRHTQRPPEPLAGYARLSAVATLLLASAALAQPAGLRAFDLERLELNPNGQGSSLMGTGELLPEGSFRLSLAGQFENDPLVMYRNASRLGAVVSDRVTAHLMAAWAPLQWLEVGAQLPLVAWQDGDDLRAQGIAAPARTGLSTPTVYARLGLLAQRREAPVDLALEVGVGLPFGSKDALARDSGVRFAPKLAVGRNFGSLRAAVEAGVLLRPSAVLGDTGNVRDEVRLGAVLATTGASLRGELNVRGAIGLDDAEDSLEVLAGVRMPLSDSLEAFALLGPGFGEAPGTPAFRMLLGVAVGGEKKTEKKVEPAPRDDDADGVKNEDDACPTEAGPAERKGCPVKDADQDGVEDAADTCPTEAGPAERQGCPVKDADQDGLEDASDKCPTEAGPAERQGCPVKDTDQDGFVDEQDACPAEAGLAELRGCPAKDSDGDTVSDHLDNCPTEKGVATNAGCPAAQKQMVAIQADKVEIKEQVFFATGNAVIQKRSFALLDQVAKVLQQHPEVEKLSIEGHTDDRGNAENNRKLSLARAEAVKNHLVSRGVEASRLEAKGLGSDRPIAANTSPKGRATNRRVEFIIVPPELRR; encoded by the coding sequence ATGCGTCACACCCAGCGCCCGCCAGAGCCTCTGGCGGGATACGCGCGCCTGTCTGCTGTCGCCACCCTGCTGCTCGCCTCGGCCGCGCTCGCGCAACCCGCGGGCCTGCGCGCCTTCGATTTGGAGCGCCTGGAGCTCAACCCCAACGGCCAGGGCTCGTCGCTCATGGGCACCGGCGAGTTGCTGCCCGAGGGCAGCTTCCGCCTGTCGCTCGCGGGGCAGTTCGAGAATGACCCGCTGGTGATGTACCGGAATGCGTCCCGGCTGGGCGCGGTGGTGTCGGACCGGGTGACGGCGCACCTGATGGCGGCCTGGGCGCCACTGCAGTGGCTGGAGGTGGGCGCGCAGCTTCCGCTGGTGGCCTGGCAGGACGGGGATGACCTCCGCGCGCAGGGCATCGCGGCGCCAGCCCGGACGGGACTGTCCACGCCCACGGTGTACGCCCGACTGGGGCTGCTCGCCCAGCGACGGGAGGCGCCGGTGGACCTGGCGCTCGAGGTGGGCGTGGGCCTGCCCTTCGGCAGCAAGGACGCGCTCGCGCGGGACAGCGGCGTTCGCTTCGCGCCCAAGCTGGCGGTGGGCCGGAACTTCGGCTCGCTGCGCGCGGCCGTGGAGGCGGGAGTGCTGCTGCGCCCCTCCGCCGTCCTGGGAGACACGGGCAACGTGCGGGACGAGGTCCGCCTGGGCGCGGTGCTGGCCACCACGGGCGCGAGCCTGCGCGGCGAGCTCAACGTGCGCGGCGCCATCGGGCTCGACGACGCGGAGGACTCATTGGAAGTGCTGGCTGGCGTGAGGATGCCCCTGAGTGATTCGCTCGAGGCCTTCGCGCTGCTCGGCCCCGGGTTCGGAGAGGCGCCGGGCACGCCCGCCTTCCGCATGCTGCTCGGCGTGGCCGTGGGCGGGGAGAAGAAGACAGAGAAGAAGGTGGAGCCCGCGCCTCGCGATGACGATGCCGATGGCGTGAAGAATGAAGACGATGCGTGCCCCACCGAGGCGGGCCCGGCCGAGCGCAAGGGCTGCCCGGTGAAGGACGCGGACCAGGACGGCGTCGAGGATGCCGCCGACACGTGCCCCACCGAGGCGGGCCCCGCCGAGCGTCAGGGCTGCCCCGTGAAGGACGCGGACCAGGATGGCCTCGAGGACGCCTCGGACAAGTGCCCCACGGAGGCGGGCCCCGCCGAGCGTCAGGGCTGCCCCGTGAAGGACACGGACCAGGACGGCTTCGTGGATGAGCAGGACGCGTGCCCGGCGGAGGCGGGCCTGGCGGAGCTGCGCGGCTGCCCGGCGAAGGACTCGGACGGAGACACGGTGTCGGACCACCTGGACAACTGCCCCACCGAGAAGGGCGTGGCCACCAACGCGGGCTGCCCCGCGGCGCAGAAGCAGATGGTCGCCATCCAGGCGGACAAGGTGGAAATCAAGGAGCAGGTGTTCTTCGCCACCGGCAACGCGGTCATCCAGAAGCGCTCCTTCGCGCTGCTGGACCAGGTGGCGAAGGTCCTCCAGCAGCACCCCGAGGTGGAGAAGCTCAGCATCGAGGGCCACACCGACGACCGAGGCAACGCGGAGAACAACCGCAAGCTGTCGCTGGCGCGGGCCGAGGCGGTGAAGAACCACCTGGTGAGCAGGGGCGTGGAGGCATCGCGCCTGGAGGCGAAGGGTCTGGGCTCCGACCGGCCCATCGCCGCCAATACGTCGCCGAAGGGCCGCGCGACCAACCGGCGCGTGGAGTTCATCATCGTCCCCCCTGAGCTGCGTCGCTGA
- a CDS encoding MFS transporter, whose amino-acid sequence MSRRPPLLLAVLLLSFPQFVETIYSPALPLIATHYRVTPAEAGQTLSLWFAAFAFGVVAWGRLSDSWGRRPALLAGLALYAVGAAWAMVASDFPQLLLARLLSAFGAAVGSIVTQTALRDSHAGPELGRVFAVLGLALAISPAVGLFTGQWLATQAGHRGVFAALGLLAVLLLGSSLWRWPETRPETVSVAPFWPTFRAMLRDASIWRSALLIAAFNAAIFSWYQLGPFRFEALENPWLSFGQSGFLLAAGALAGALMNRALLRRGWTAEALISLGIRLLVAGAALVILLAVLLPRSLAFLGGVALISSAYAIAIPNVLAIALRAYADRFGTAGALLSLLYYNLLGAGLVLAGYGQRLDLALAVCALLAVLVRALPTTRRETE is encoded by the coding sequence ATGTCTCGCCGCCCGCCGCTCCTGCTCGCCGTCCTGCTCCTGAGCTTTCCGCAGTTCGTTGAAACCATCTACAGCCCGGCCCTGCCGCTGATCGCCACGCACTATCGCGTCACGCCCGCAGAGGCGGGGCAGACGCTGTCTCTCTGGTTCGCGGCCTTCGCATTCGGCGTGGTGGCCTGGGGTCGGCTCTCTGACTCGTGGGGCCGCCGCCCGGCGCTGCTCGCGGGCCTGGCGCTCTACGCGGTGGGGGCGGCCTGGGCGATGGTCGCCAGTGACTTCCCCCAGTTGCTGCTCGCACGGCTCCTGTCTGCCTTCGGGGCCGCGGTGGGCTCCATCGTGACGCAGACGGCGCTGCGCGACAGCCATGCGGGGCCGGAGCTGGGCCGGGTCTTCGCCGTGCTGGGGCTGGCGCTGGCCATCAGCCCGGCGGTGGGGCTGTTCACGGGCCAATGGCTCGCGACCCAGGCGGGTCACCGGGGCGTCTTCGCGGCCCTGGGTCTGCTGGCGGTGCTCCTCCTCGGCTCGAGCCTCTGGCGCTGGCCCGAGACCCGCCCCGAGACCGTGTCCGTCGCCCCGTTCTGGCCCACCTTCCGAGCCATGCTTCGAGACGCCTCGATATGGCGCAGCGCCCTGCTCATCGCCGCCTTCAATGCGGCGATCTTCTCCTGGTACCAGCTCGGTCCCTTCCGCTTCGAGGCGCTGGAGAACCCGTGGCTCTCCTTCGGGCAGAGCGGCTTCCTGCTCGCCGCGGGAGCCCTGGCCGGAGCGCTGATGAACCGCGCCCTGTTGCGCCGCGGCTGGACGGCGGAAGCGCTGATTTCACTCGGCATCCGCCTCCTGGTGGCGGGGGCCGCGCTCGTCATCCTCCTCGCCGTGCTGCTACCGCGAAGCCTGGCCTTCCTGGGCGGCGTGGCGTTGATTTCGTCCGCCTATGCCATCGCCATCCCCAATGTGCTGGCCATCGCCCTTCGAGCCTATGCGGATCGCTTCGGGACGGCGGGCGCCCTCCTGAGCCTCCTCTATTACAACCTCCTCGGCGCGGGGCTGGTGCTCGCCGGCTACGGGCAGCGCCTGGACCTGGCCTTGGCGGTCTGCGCGCTGCTGGCGGTCCTCGTCCGCGCCCTGCCCACGACGAGGCGGGAGACGGAATAG
- a CDS encoding helix-turn-helix domain-containing protein translates to MPWLAPSDPFDPDQQAAPVSGIASRLVRHDSGLHSHQRGQLLFAHAGSIRIVLPGMMSMLPPIRVAWIPPATPHRVLIRGEVEYRSIYLDTSRIPPPTEGLAILSMTALLREVFERISHAPLETDWEKGVEANLLAVCLDELRAAHREPMLLPVPSDARLSRLNLEALPPELTGLAEAVGASTRTITRIFRRETGMSYQSWRQSWRLLKAVDLLASGESVSGVASELGFASDSAFIAFFRQMTGETPGRYLRGRS, encoded by the coding sequence ATGCCCTGGTTAGCGCCCAGCGACCCGTTTGACCCCGACCAGCAGGCGGCGCCGGTCAGCGGCATCGCCTCGCGACTGGTGCGCCACGACTCGGGCTTGCACAGCCATCAACGCGGGCAGCTCCTCTTCGCTCATGCCGGCTCCATCCGCATCGTGCTGCCCGGGATGATGTCGATGCTGCCTCCGATTCGAGTGGCCTGGATTCCACCGGCGACTCCACATCGCGTGTTGATTCGCGGAGAGGTGGAGTACCGCTCCATCTACCTCGACACGTCGCGCATCCCGCCCCCGACGGAGGGGCTGGCCATCCTGTCCATGACGGCGCTCCTGCGCGAGGTGTTCGAGCGCATCAGCCACGCGCCCCTGGAGACGGACTGGGAGAAGGGCGTCGAGGCGAACCTGCTGGCGGTCTGCCTGGATGAGCTGCGGGCGGCCCACCGGGAGCCGATGCTCCTGCCCGTGCCGAGTGACGCTCGGCTCTCCCGACTCAATCTGGAGGCGTTGCCGCCCGAGCTCACGGGGCTCGCGGAAGCGGTGGGCGCCAGCACGCGCACCATCACCCGCATCTTCCGGCGTGAGACGGGGATGAGCTACCAGTCCTGGAGACAGAGCTGGCGGCTCTTGAAGGCGGTGGACCTGCTGGCCTCGGGGGAGAGCGTGAGCGGCGTCGCCTCCGAGCTGGGCTTCGCCAGCGACAGCGCCTTCATCGCCTTCTTCCGCCAGATGACCGGTGAAACACCGGGGCGCTATCTGCGCGGCAGGAGTTGA